The Palleronia sp. THAF1 genome window below encodes:
- a CDS encoding ABC transporter substrate-binding protein — MTLKHTLTSSAAVLGLAAGAAFAESHTSDATLTIATVNNGDMVRMQGYTDQFTEETGIAVEWVTLEENVLRQRVTTDITTGGGQFDIMTIGMYEAPIWAANEWLVPLDDLSDDYNADDILPAMRAGLSYEDTLYAAPFYGESSMIMYRTDLMEEAGMEMPEEPTWQFIREAAAAMTDRDADINGICLRGKAGWGEGGALIMTLANSFGARPVNEDWQPQLDSEAWSEAMTFFTEMMAESGPAGYATNGFNENLSLFQQGKCGMWIDATVAASFVTNPDDSEVADSVGFALAPNAEGVDKKANWLWAWALAIPAGTEQADAAKQFIEWATSTDYIEMVAENEGWANVPPGARTSLYENENYAEVPFAELTLNSIDAADPNNPTVEPVPYTGVQFAAIPEWAGMWGQVSQEFSAAYAGQQSVEEALEKGQAIMTEELEAAGY; from the coding sequence ATGACCCTCAAGCATACCCTTACTTCTTCGGCTGCAGTGCTCGGCCTTGCCGCCGGCGCAGCCTTCGCCGAAAGCCACACCAGCGACGCCACGCTGACCATCGCCACCGTGAACAACGGCGACATGGTCCGCATGCAGGGCTACACCGATCAATTCACCGAAGAGACCGGCATCGCGGTCGAATGGGTGACGCTGGAAGAGAACGTGCTGCGTCAGCGCGTGACCACCGACATCACCACCGGCGGCGGTCAGTTCGACATCATGACCATCGGCATGTACGAAGCGCCGATCTGGGCCGCGAACGAGTGGCTGGTGCCGCTGGACGACCTGTCCGACGATTACAACGCCGACGACATCCTGCCCGCCATGCGCGCCGGTCTGTCCTATGAAGATACGCTGTACGCAGCGCCCTTCTACGGCGAATCCTCGATGATCATGTACCGCACGGACCTGATGGAAGAGGCTGGCATGGAAATGCCGGAAGAGCCCACCTGGCAGTTCATCCGCGAAGCCGCCGCCGCCATGACCGACCGCGACGCCGACATCAACGGCATCTGCCTGCGCGGCAAGGCCGGCTGGGGCGAAGGCGGTGCGCTGATCATGACGCTCGCGAACTCCTTCGGCGCGCGTCCCGTGAACGAAGACTGGCAGCCGCAGCTCGACAGCGAAGCCTGGTCCGAAGCCATGACCTTCTTCACCGAGATGATGGCCGAATCCGGCCCCGCCGGTTACGCGACCAACGGCTTCAACGAAAACCTGTCGCTGTTCCAGCAGGGCAAGTGCGGCATGTGGATCGACGCCACCGTGGCGGCGTCCTTCGTGACCAACCCCGACGACAGCGAAGTTGCCGACAGCGTCGGTTTCGCCCTGGCACCGAACGCTGAAGGCGTGGACAAGAAGGCGAACTGGCTTTGGGCCTGGGCGCTGGCGATCCCCGCCGGAACCGAGCAGGCTGACGCGGCCAAGCAGTTCATCGAGTGGGCCACCTCGACCGACTACATCGAGATGGTCGCCGAGAACGAAGGCTGGGCCAACGTGCCTCCGGGTGCGCGCACCTCGCTCTACGAGAACGAGAACTACGCCGAGGTTCCCTTTGCCGAGCTGACGCTGAACTCGATCGACGCCGCCGATCCCAACAACCCGACGGTAGAGCCGGTGCCCTACACTGGTGTCCAGTTCGCCGCGATCCCCGAGTGGGCCGGCATGTGGGGCCAGGTGAGTCAAGAGTTCTCGGCCGCCTACGCTGGTCAGCAGTCGGTCGAGGAAGCGCTGGAAAAGGGTCAGGCCATCATGACCGAGGAACTGGAAGCCGCTGGCTACTAA
- a CDS encoding metallopeptidase family protein has product MNTTALTAPDLADIERLALAARDALSPDFKRPAMQVALRVEDFADEDMLDELELENAFQLTGMYEGIPLIEKSSFDQPMRPDTIWLFRRPILDEWAERGDVTLGALVSHVYIHELAHHFGWSDADIARIDRWWE; this is encoded by the coding sequence ATGAATACGACCGCCCTGACCGCACCCGACCTTGCAGACATCGAACGCCTGGCCCTTGCCGCGCGCGACGCGCTGTCGCCCGACTTCAAGCGCCCCGCGATGCAGGTGGCCTTGCGGGTCGAGGACTTCGCCGACGAAGACATGCTAGATGAACTGGAGTTGGAAAATGCCTTCCAGCTGACTGGCATGTATGAAGGCATCCCGCTGATCGAGAAATCCAGCTTCGACCAGCCGATGCGCCCTGACACCATCTGGCTGTTCCGCCGCCCGATCCTGGACGAATGGGCCGAACGCGGCGACGTCACGCTGGGCGCACTGGTCAGCCACGTCTACATCCACGAACTTGCCCACCATTTCGGCTGGTCGGATGCGGATATCGCCAGAATTGATCGGTGGTGGGAGTGA
- a CDS encoding ABC transporter ATP-binding protein translates to MGRITLEKVQKKFGDVEVIPPLDLTIDDGEFVVFVGPSGCGKSTLLRLIAGLEDVSGGEIRIDGKPATDLPPAKRGLAMVFQSYALYPHMTVRKNIAFPMKMAGMDQAEQDRRIKKAADALNLTDYLDRRPGQLSGGQRQRVAIGRAIVREPAAFLFDEPLSNLDAALRVGMRLEISELHNRLETTMIYVTHDQVEAMTMADKIVVLRAGHIEQVGTPLELYKEPRNAFVAGFIGSPKMNLLGGEHAAKHDAALMGIRPEHLDIVPTGGTFTGTVGVAEHLGSDTFFHVHVDNIEEPMTVRAGGEVGLKHGDTIHLEPQADKIHRFDAEGLRIA, encoded by the coding sequence ATGGGACGTATCACGCTTGAGAAAGTGCAGAAGAAGTTCGGCGACGTGGAAGTCATCCCGCCGCTGGACCTGACCATCGATGACGGCGAGTTCGTCGTCTTCGTCGGTCCCTCTGGCTGCGGCAAGTCCACCCTTCTGCGCCTGATCGCCGGGCTGGAGGACGTATCGGGCGGAGAGATTCGCATCGACGGCAAGCCGGCGACGGACCTGCCCCCGGCCAAGCGTGGCCTTGCGATGGTGTTTCAGTCCTACGCGCTTTATCCACACATGACGGTGCGTAAGAACATCGCCTTCCCGATGAAGATGGCCGGCATGGATCAGGCCGAGCAGGACCGCCGCATCAAGAAGGCCGCCGATGCACTGAACCTGACCGACTACCTGGATCGCCGCCCCGGCCAATTGTCCGGCGGCCAGCGCCAGCGCGTCGCCATCGGCCGCGCCATCGTGCGTGAGCCCGCCGCATTCCTGTTCGACGAGCCGCTGTCGAACCTCGACGCCGCGCTTCGTGTCGGCATGCGTCTGGAAATATCCGAACTGCACAACCGGCTTGAGACGACGATGATCTACGTCACCCATGACCAAGTCGAAGCCATGACCATGGCCGACAAGATCGTCGTTCTGCGCGCGGGCCACATCGAGCAGGTCGGCACGCCGCTGGAGTTGTACAAAGAACCGCGCAATGCCTTCGTCGCGGGCTTCATCGGCTCGCCCAAGATGAACCTGCTGGGCGGCGAACATGCGGCGAAGCATGATGCCGCGCTTATGGGCATCCGTCCCGAACACTTGGATATCGTGCCCACGGGCGGCACCTTTACCGGTACGGTTGGCGTGGCCGAGCACCTTGGGTCCGATACCTTCTTCCACGTCCACGTGGATAACATCGAAGAGCCCATGACCGTGCGCGCGGGCGGCGAGGTCGGCCTGAAGCACGGGGACACGATCCACCTTGAACCGCAGGCCGACAAGATCCACCGCTTCGACGCAGAAGGCCTGCGCATCGCATGA
- a CDS encoding carbohydrate ABC transporter permease, with the protein MATQHSRSAARFMMAPAVVLLLGWMLVPLVMTLWFSFRQYLPLRGGDQGFVGFDNYVRFITSSAFWPSVQATLIIVGGALLITIVFGVLLAMLLDQPMWGQGVVRILVIAPFFVMPTVSALVWKNMFMDPTNGLLSHLWRAFGADPVVWLSDAPLFSIVLIVSWQWLPFATLILLTAIQSLDSDQLEAAEMDGAPILKRFYYIILPHLSRAITIVILIQTIFLLSIFAEIFTTTGGAFGTRTLTYLIFQRVLESQNIGLGSAGGVYAIILANIVAIFLMRIVGKNLDN; encoded by the coding sequence ATGGCCACTCAACACTCACGCTCCGCCGCGCGCTTCATGATGGCCCCCGCCGTCGTATTGCTTCTGGGGTGGATGCTCGTTCCGCTGGTCATGACGCTGTGGTTCTCATTCCGCCAATACCTGCCCCTGCGCGGCGGCGACCAGGGGTTCGTCGGGTTCGACAACTACGTCCGCTTCATCACCTCCTCGGCCTTCTGGCCTTCGGTGCAGGCGACGCTGATCATCGTCGGTGGAGCGCTGCTTATCACCATCGTCTTCGGCGTCCTGCTCGCCATGCTGCTCGACCAGCCGATGTGGGGTCAGGGCGTCGTGCGTATCCTTGTTATCGCGCCCTTCTTCGTCATGCCCACCGTGTCGGCGCTGGTGTGGAAGAACATGTTCATGGATCCCACAAACGGCCTGCTGTCGCACCTGTGGCGTGCCTTTGGGGCCGATCCGGTGGTCTGGCTGTCGGACGCCCCGTTGTTTTCCATCGTGCTGATCGTAAGTTGGCAATGGCTGCCCTTCGCCACGCTGATCCTGCTGACAGCGATCCAGTCGCTGGACAGTGACCAGTTGGAAGCCGCAGAGATGGACGGCGCGCCGATCCTCAAGCGGTTCTACTACATCATCCTGCCGCACCTAAGCCGCGCGATCACCATCGTGATACTGATCCAGACGATCTTCCTGCTGTCGATCTTCGCGGAAATCTTCACCACAACCGGCGGAGCCTTCGGCACCCGGACCCTGACCTACCTGATCTTCCAGCGCGTGCTGGAAAGCCAGAACATCGGCCTTGGATCGGCAGGCGGCGTCTACGCCATCATCCTTGCCAACATCGTTGCCATCTTCCTGATGCGCATCGTCGGCAAGAACCTGGACAATTAA
- a CDS encoding N-acetylmuramoyl-L-alanine amidase yields the protein MEPGPVPGRSGLTAIWRPSPNCGPRRDGGTPRLIVLHYTAMTSAERAAAWLCNPESQVSAHYVIDRMGSVQQLVDEADRAWHAGAGAWGDCRDVNSNSIGLEIDNTGTMPFAAAQMNAVEALVAGIMERWSIPARGVIGHSDCAPGRKVDPGARFDWARLARQGLAAATPDGEGAGDFLQAIRAAGYTADAPQDALLASLRMRHRPWAKGPCDVRDVGIAQGLAGQAAIDRAAANA from the coding sequence GTGGAACCCGGCCCCGTTCCGGGCCGCTCGGGGCTGACCGCAATCTGGCGACCCTCGCCCAACTGCGGGCCGCGCCGGGATGGCGGCACGCCTCGGCTGATCGTTCTGCATTACACCGCGATGACAAGCGCAGAGCGGGCCGCCGCTTGGCTGTGCAATCCCGAGTCGCAGGTCTCTGCCCACTACGTGATCGACCGGATGGGAAGCGTGCAACAACTGGTGGATGAAGCGGACCGCGCTTGGCACGCGGGCGCAGGGGCCTGGGGCGATTGCAGGGACGTGAACTCCAATTCCATCGGGCTGGAGATCGACAACACCGGAACGATGCCCTTTGCGGCGGCGCAGATGAATGCTGTCGAGGCCCTGGTCGCCGGAATCATGGAGCGCTGGTCGATCCCGGCGCGGGGCGTCATCGGCCACTCGGACTGCGCGCCGGGGCGCAAGGTTGATCCCGGTGCGCGCTTCGACTGGGCGCGGTTGGCGCGGCAGGGTTTGGCGGCGGCCACGCCCGATGGCGAAGGCGCTGGCGATTTCCTGCAGGCGATTCGGGCCGCTGGGTATACTGCCGATGCCCCCCAAGACGCGCTGTTGGCAAGCTTGCGAATGCGGCACCGTCCATGGGCCAAGGGGCCGTGCGATGTGCGTGACGTCGGCATCGCGCAGGGGTTGGCAGGGCAGGCGGCGATTGACCGGGCGGCGGCGAACGCCTAA
- the gatA gene encoding Asp-tRNA(Asn)/Glu-tRNA(Gln) amidotransferase subunit GatA has translation MTDLNTLTISAARDALAKGDVTSVELTEACLGAIQEADALGAFVHHTPDLAMEQAKAADGGGQGALRGIPLGIKDLFCVKGVPSQAASRILEGFRPEYESTVTAKLWSAGAVMLGKLNMDEFAMGSSNESSVYGNAVNPWRDGDTQLTPGGSSGGSAAAVAADLCLGATGTDTGGSIRQPAAFTGITGLKPTYGRCSRWGIVAFASSLDQAGPMAKDVRDCAILLGAMAGHDPLDSTSVDMPVPDFEAALTGDIRGKTIGLPREYRVDGMPEEIDALWAKGRAMLEDAGAKVVDVALPHTKYALPTYYVIAPAEASSNLARYDGVRFGRRAEPQQGDGITEMYERTRAEGFGDEVKRRIMVGTYVLSAGFYDAYYNRARRVRTLIKRDFEQVFADGVDAILTPTTPSAAFGLGAMADADPVQMYLNDVFTVTTNLAGLPGISVPAGQDAKGLPVGLQLIGRPFEEGDLLNIAQSLEQAAGFVAKPQRWW, from the coding sequence ATGACCGATCTGAACACGCTGACCATTTCCGCCGCGCGCGACGCGCTGGCCAAGGGCGATGTCACCAGCGTCGAGCTGACCGAGGCCTGTCTGGGTGCGATCCAGGAAGCCGATGCGCTGGGCGCGTTTGTGCATCACACGCCGGACCTTGCGATGGAGCAGGCGAAGGCAGCGGACGGGGGCGGCCAGGGCGCGCTGCGGGGCATTCCGCTTGGGATCAAGGACCTGTTCTGCGTGAAGGGCGTGCCGTCGCAGGCGGCGTCGCGCATTCTGGAAGGGTTCCGGCCCGAGTACGAATCCACCGTGACTGCCAAGCTGTGGTCGGCGGGCGCGGTCATGCTGGGCAAGCTGAACATGGATGAGTTCGCCATGGGCTCTTCCAACGAATCCAGCGTTTACGGCAACGCGGTGAACCCGTGGCGGGATGGCGACACGCAGCTGACGCCCGGTGGATCGTCGGGCGGGTCGGCGGCGGCGGTGGCGGCGGACCTATGTCTGGGCGCGACCGGCACGGACACGGGCGGCTCGATCCGCCAGCCCGCCGCCTTCACCGGGATCACGGGGCTGAAGCCGACCTACGGGCGGTGCTCGCGCTGGGGAATCGTGGCCTTCGCATCCTCGTTGGATCAGGCGGGACCGATGGCGAAGGACGTGCGCGACTGCGCGATCCTGCTGGGCGCGATGGCGGGGCACGATCCGCTGGACTCCACCTCCGTCGATATGCCCGTGCCGGATTTCGAAGCCGCGCTGACCGGCGACATTCGGGGCAAGACCATAGGTCTGCCGCGAGAATACCGCGTGGACGGTATGCCCGAAGAGATCGACGCGCTGTGGGCAAAGGGCCGCGCGATGCTGGAAGATGCGGGGGCGAAGGTCGTCGACGTGGCGCTGCCGCACACGAAATATGCGCTGCCAACTTATTACGTGATTGCGCCCGCAGAGGCGTCTTCGAACCTTGCCCGCTATGACGGTGTGCGCTTTGGACGCCGGGCCGAGCCGCAGCAGGGCGACGGCATCACCGAGATGTATGAGCGCACGCGCGCCGAGGGCTTCGGGGATGAGGTGAAGCGGCGCATCATGGTCGGCACCTACGTGCTGTCGGCGGGCTTTTACGATGCCTATTACAACCGCGCGCGCCGCGTGCGCACGCTGATCAAGCGGGACTTCGAACAGGTCTTTGCGGACGGCGTGGATGCGATCCTGACGCCCACGACGCCCTCTGCCGCCTTCGGGCTGGGCGCTATGGCGGACGCCGATCCGGTGCAGATGTATCTGAACGACGTGTTCACGGTGACCACGAACCTGGCCGGTCTGCCGGGCATCAGCGTGCCTGCGGGGCAGGATGCAAAGGGTCTGCCAGTGGGTCTGCAACTGATCGGACGGCCCTTCGAGGAAGGCGATCTGCTGAATATCGCACAGTCGCTTGAACAGGCCGCAGGCTTTGTGGCCAAGCCGCAGCGGTGGTGGTAA
- a CDS encoding mannitol dehydrogenase family protein, translating to MDELTKTTATPLSNATLDRLPDSIRTPRYDRSKLTPGIVHIGLGNFHRAHQAWYLHRLMDQGFAHDWAIIGAGVRAPDTAMRDRLLKQDCLTTLIELDPSGKSAEVTGAMIDFLPVEETNAALIARMSRSDIRIVALTVTEGGYYRTPDGGFDADHPDVQHDAQNPATPRTAFGAMVAALRARRDAGIGPFTCQSCDNLQGNGDILRRTITGLARLQDADLADWIDANATFPNAMVDCIVPATGPAELDLARDFGIDDAAPVTHENFRQWVMEDAFCAGRPDWDKVGATFTAGVHTYETMKLRCLNAGHQVLANAGEILSVETIADCMAHNAINALFRKVEMEEIVPHVEAVPDMQPRDYVDLIDRRFTNPQIRDTTRRVAFDGSSRHPGFLLPILRDALSTGAPIEGLALVEALWARMCEGTREDGSTIEPNDPMWDDLQATATEAKTRPAAWIEQRRIYDDLAENARFAAAFDTWLTMIWSDGTKAAINAYTNA from the coding sequence ATGGATGAGCTGACGAAAACGACTGCGACGCCCCTGTCGAACGCAACGCTGGACAGGTTGCCGGATTCCATCCGCACGCCACGCTATGATCGCTCGAAGCTAACCCCCGGCATCGTCCACATCGGCTTGGGCAACTTCCATCGCGCCCATCAGGCATGGTATCTGCACCGCCTCATGGATCAGGGCTTCGCCCACGACTGGGCCATCATCGGCGCGGGCGTCCGGGCACCCGATACGGCCATGCGCGACCGCCTTCTCAAGCAGGACTGCTTGACCACGCTGATCGAACTGGACCCCTCGGGCAAATCCGCCGAGGTGACCGGCGCGATGATCGACTTCCTGCCCGTGGAAGAGACCAACGCCGCCCTGATCGCGCGCATGTCCCGTTCCGACATCCGCATCGTCGCCCTGACCGTGACAGAGGGCGGCTACTACCGCACGCCCGACGGTGGCTTCGACGCGGACCATCCCGATGTCCAGCACGACGCACAGAACCCCGCGACACCCCGCACCGCCTTCGGCGCGATGGTCGCGGCCCTCCGCGCGCGTCGCGATGCCGGGATCGGTCCCTTCACCTGCCAATCCTGCGACAACCTGCAAGGCAACGGCGATATCCTGCGCCGCACCATTACGGGCCTTGCTCGTCTGCAAGACGCTGACCTTGCCGATTGGATCGACGCCAACGCCACCTTCCCCAATGCCATGGTCGACTGCATCGTCCCAGCCACCGGCCCGGCCGAGTTGGATCTGGCGCGCGACTTCGGCATCGACGACGCCGCCCCTGTCACCCACGAGAACTTTCGCCAATGGGTGATGGAAGATGCTTTCTGCGCGGGCCGCCCGGATTGGGACAAGGTCGGCGCCACCTTTACGGCGGGTGTCCACACCTATGAGACGATGAAGCTACGCTGCCTCAACGCGGGGCATCAGGTCCTGGCCAACGCTGGCGAGATCCTGTCGGTCGAGACCATCGCCGACTGCATGGCCCACAACGCGATCAACGCCCTCTTCCGCAAGGTCGAGATGGAAGAGATCGTGCCCCACGTCGAAGCTGTCCCCGACATGCAACCGCGCGACTACGTAGACCTGATCGACCGTCGGTTCACCAACCCGCAGATCCGCGACACGACCCGCCGCGTTGCCTTCGACGGCTCCTCCCGTCACCCCGGCTTCCTGCTGCCCATCCTGCGCGACGCCCTGTCCACCGGGGCCCCGATCGAGGGCCTGGCGCTCGTCGAAGCCCTATGGGCCCGCATGTGCGAGGGTACCCGCGAAGACGGCAGCACCATCGAGCCGAACGATCCCATGTGGGATGACCTGCAGGCTACCGCGACAGAAGCAAAGACCCGCCCCGCCGCCTGGATCGAACAGCGCCGAATCTACGATGATCTGGCGGAAAACGCCCGCTTCGCAGCCGCGTTCGACACATGGCTGACGATGATCTGGTCAGACGGGACCAAGGCCGCGATCAACGCCTATACCAACGCCTGA
- a CDS encoding carbohydrate ABC transporter permease yields MARSVTTRRKAINTAIAWAIGLLIFFPILWTILTSFKTEAQAIADPPLFLNFDWTLENYRIVQERSNYMRFLWNSVIIAGGSTVLGVMIAVPAAWSMAFVPSRRTKDILLWMLSTKMLPAVGVLYPIYLICIEMGILDSRIALVVILMLINLPIIVWMLYTYFREIPGEILEAARMDGASLRSEILYVLTPMAIPGIASTLLLNFILAWNEAFWTLNLTAVNAAPLTAFIASYSSPEGLFFAKLSAASTMAIAPILILGWFSQKQLVRGLTFGAVK; encoded by the coding sequence ATGGCACGTTCCGTCACCACACGGCGCAAGGCGATCAACACCGCCATCGCCTGGGCCATCGGCCTGCTGATCTTCTTTCCGATCCTGTGGACGATCCTGACCAGCTTCAAGACAGAGGCGCAGGCCATCGCCGATCCGCCCCTGTTCCTGAACTTCGACTGGACGCTGGAAAACTACCGCATCGTGCAGGAACGTTCTAACTACATGCGGTTCCTGTGGAACTCGGTCATCATCGCGGGCGGTTCGACCGTTCTGGGTGTGATGATCGCCGTGCCGGCCGCCTGGTCGATGGCCTTCGTGCCGTCGCGCCGCACCAAAGACATCCTGCTGTGGATGCTCTCGACCAAGATGCTTCCCGCGGTCGGCGTGCTCTATCCGATCTATCTGATCTGCATCGAAATGGGCATTCTGGACAGCCGCATCGCGCTGGTCGTGATCCTGATGCTGATCAACCTGCCGATCATCGTCTGGATGCTGTACACCTACTTCCGCGAGATTCCGGGCGAGATACTGGAAGCCGCGCGAATGGACGGGGCGAGCCTGCGCAGCGAGATCCTTTATGTCCTGACGCCAATGGCCATTCCGGGCATCGCCTCTACCCTGCTGCTGAACTTCATCCTGGCCTGGAACGAAGCGTTCTGGACCCTGAACCTGACGGCTGTGAACGCAGCGCCTCTGACGGCCTTCATCGCCAGCTACTCGTCGCCCGAAGGATTGTTCTTCGCCAAACTCTCGGCGGCCTCGACCATGGCCATCGCGCCGATCCTTATCCTTGGCTGGTTCAGCCAGAAGCAACTTGTCCGGGGCTTGACCTTCGGCGCCGTAAAATAA
- a CDS encoding L-iditol 2-dehydrogenase — MTRLAGKSALITGSARGIGRGFAQAYIAEGATVAIADINIDAANATADELGDQAYPVQIDVSDQSSIDAAIATVVARTGKLDICVNNAALFDAAKTIDITRASYDKLFGINVAGTLFTMQAAAAQMIAQGHGGKIINTASQAGRRGEPLVLVYCATKAAVISMTQSAGLDLIQHGINVNAIAPGVVDGEHWKHVDAMFAKLEDKPLGQKRAEVEAGVPAGRYAQPEDLSPMAVFLASSDSDYVVAQCYNVDGGQWMS; from the coding sequence ATGACCCGACTTGCCGGGAAATCCGCCCTGATCACCGGGTCTGCCCGCGGCATCGGTCGCGGCTTTGCGCAGGCCTATATCGCCGAAGGCGCGACGGTTGCCATCGCCGACATCAACATCGACGCGGCGAACGCGACGGCCGACGAACTCGGCGATCAGGCCTATCCCGTGCAGATCGACGTGTCGGACCAGTCCAGCATCGACGCGGCTATCGCCACCGTGGTCGCGCGCACCGGCAAGCTGGACATCTGCGTCAACAACGCCGCTCTCTTCGATGCCGCCAAGACGATCGACATCACGCGCGCCAGCTATGACAAACTCTTCGGCATCAACGTCGCGGGCACGCTCTTCACCATGCAGGCCGCAGCCGCGCAGATGATCGCGCAGGGCCACGGCGGCAAGATCATCAACACGGCCTCTCAAGCGGGCCGTCGCGGTGAGCCACTGGTGCTTGTCTACTGCGCCACGAAGGCGGCCGTGATCTCGATGACCCAAAGCGCGGGCCTCGACCTGATCCAGCATGGCATCAACGTGAACGCCATCGCGCCGGGCGTGGTGGACGGCGAACATTGGAAGCACGTCGACGCCATGTTCGCGAAACTCGAAGACAAACCCCTTGGCCAGAAACGGGCCGAGGTCGAAGCAGGCGTTCCAGCCGGACGCTACGCCCAACCCGAAGACCTGTCGCCCATGGCAGTCTTCCTTGCCAGCAGCGACTCGGACTACGTGGTCGCGCAATGTTACAACGTGGATGGTGGCCAATGGATGAGCTGA
- the gltX gene encoding glutamate--tRNA ligase, whose protein sequence is MTDTVTRFAPSPTGFIHIGNLRTALFNWLIARKAGGTFILRLDDTDPVRSKQEYVDAIKEDLEWLGLTWDRVERQSERLDRYAAAADELRAAGRFYEAFETPTELDLKRKKQLNMGRPPVYDRAALGLDEAEKERLRAERGDGVWRFKLDQARIDWADGILGDISIDAASVSDPVLIRGDGQVLYTLASVVDDTEMGVTHVVRGSDHVTNTATQIQIMEALGQGHPSFAHHSLLTGPGGEALSKRLGTLSLRDLRAQGIEPMALLSLMARLGSSDPVELRGGLDELIEGFDVSRFGSAPTKFDAEDLKPLTARVISARPYEEMADDIRAVGVPDEIAPDFWEVVRENVATRADLAGWWELFRDGPKAVELEAEDRAFVDEAYGLLPAHPYGPETWSAWTDAVKEQTGRKGKQLFMPLRLAVTGLARGPEMAAVMPLFQVPLR, encoded by the coding sequence ATGACCGATACCGTCACCCGTTTCGCCCCGTCGCCCACCGGCTTCATCCACATCGGCAACCTGCGCACGGCGCTGTTCAACTGGCTGATCGCACGCAAGGCCGGCGGCACGTTCATCCTGCGGCTGGACGACACCGACCCCGTGCGCTCGAAGCAGGAATATGTGGATGCGATCAAGGAAGACCTGGAGTGGTTGGGCCTGACCTGGGACCGGGTCGAACGGCAGTCCGAGCGGCTGGATCGCTATGCGGCAGCGGCGGATGAGCTGCGCGCGGCGGGCCGGTTCTACGAGGCGTTCGAGACGCCGACGGAACTGGACCTGAAGCGCAAGAAGCAACTGAACATGGGCCGTCCGCCCGTCTACGATCGCGCCGCGCTTGGTCTGGACGAGGCCGAGAAGGAGCGTCTGCGCGCCGAGCGCGGCGACGGTGTCTGGCGGTTCAAGCTGGATCAGGCGCGCATTGACTGGGCCGACGGGATCCTCGGCGATATCTCTATCGATGCGGCCAGCGTGTCCGACCCGGTGCTGATCCGGGGCGACGGACAGGTGCTGTATACGCTGGCCTCGGTGGTGGACGATACCGAGATGGGCGTGACGCATGTGGTGCGCGGGTCCGACCACGTGACCAATACGGCGACGCAGATCCAGATCATGGAAGCACTGGGGCAGGGGCATCCGTCCTTCGCGCACCATTCGTTGCTGACCGGACCGGGCGGAGAGGCGCTGTCGAAACGGCTTGGCACGCTGTCCTTGCGCGACCTGCGGGCGCAGGGGATCGAGCCGATGGCGCTGCTCTCGCTGATGGCGCGACTGGGGTCGAGCGATCCGGTCGAGCTGCGCGGCGGATTGGACGAGCTGATCGAGGGGTTCGATGTCTCGCGGTTTGGCTCTGCCCCAACGAAGTTCGATGCAGAGGATCTGAAGCCGCTGACCGCGCGGGTGATCTCGGCGCGGCCCTACGAGGAAATGGCGGACGATATCCGTGCCGTAGGCGTGCCGGACGAGATCGCGCCGGACTTCTGGGAGGTCGTGCGCGAGAATGTCGCCACACGCGCCGATCTGGCCGGGTGGTGGGAACTGTTCCGTGACGGGCCGAAGGCCGTGGAGCTTGAGGCGGAGGATCGTGCCTTCGTGGACGAGGCTTATGGCCTGCTGCCCGCCCATCCCTATGGACCGGAGACCTGGAGCGCGTGGACCGATGCCGTGAAAGAACAGACGGGCCGCAAGGGCAAACAGCTGTTCATGCCGCTGCGGCTGGCGGTGACCGGCCTTGCGCGGGGGCCCGAAATGGCGGCGGTGATGCCGCTGTTTCAGGTGCCTTTGCGGTAA
- the rpmG gene encoding 50S ribosomal protein L33 → MAKPTTIKIRLNSTADTGHFYVTKKNARTMTEKMSVRKYDPVARKHVEYKEGKIK, encoded by the coding sequence ATGGCGAAGCCCACCACCATCAAGATCCGCCTGAACTCGACGGCGGATACCGGCCACTTCTACGTGACCAAGAAGAACGCCCGTACGATGACCGAGAAGATGTCGGTCCGGAAGTACGATCCCGTTGCGCGCAAGCACGTCGAGTACAAGGAAGGCAAGATCAAGTAA